The Pseudomonas extremaustralis genome contains a region encoding:
- a CDS encoding HNH endonuclease produces the protein MLDSLEICRLLEGHGCSLKYKEKAYARGYEHPALEYPLFVKHKAIGAVGLQPLVLHPAYRKSVHWEQIKALTQGAPNENYKSTSLEVFPRALDSTSNTGIAVNCADSEDLRSLFAVLTGESTAIDQGLEDEFSLIEIFEQSSFGQQIESTEREAIIRARVGQSVYRQALLKHWQGCAVSGIALASMLRASHIKPWRDATHLERLDPFNGLLLTPNLDQAFDQGLISFTDEGDIIIAQTLTAELQRALGITPQCRLRSLHDRHLNYLAWHREHVFSG, from the coding sequence ATGCTCGATTCGCTGGAAATTTGCAGGCTACTGGAAGGCCATGGTTGCAGCTTGAAGTACAAAGAAAAGGCCTACGCTAGAGGCTATGAGCATCCTGCGCTTGAGTACCCGCTATTCGTCAAGCATAAAGCTATCGGCGCCGTGGGACTCCAACCTTTGGTTTTGCACCCGGCATACCGCAAGTCAGTGCATTGGGAGCAAATCAAGGCATTGACGCAGGGCGCTCCCAATGAGAACTATAAAAGCACCAGCCTGGAAGTATTTCCGCGCGCGCTGGACTCAACGAGCAATACCGGTATAGCGGTCAATTGTGCGGATAGTGAAGACTTGCGCAGCCTGTTCGCAGTGCTTACCGGCGAATCGACGGCCATCGATCAAGGATTGGAAGATGAATTCAGCCTGATTGAGATATTCGAGCAATCATCATTTGGGCAGCAAATTGAGAGTACCGAGCGCGAAGCCATTATTCGAGCGCGGGTAGGACAAAGCGTTTATCGCCAAGCTCTGCTCAAGCATTGGCAAGGTTGCGCCGTTAGCGGTATAGCGCTTGCTTCCATGTTGCGTGCTTCTCACATTAAGCCTTGGCGTGACGCGACGCATCTGGAGCGCCTCGATCCCTTTAACGGACTGCTTCTGACGCCCAACCTGGATCAAGCCTTTGACCAGGGGCTGATCAGCTTCACCGACGAGGGCGATATTATTATTGCGCAAACCTTGACCGCTGAACTGCAACGGGCACTTGGTATTACCCCGCAATGCCGATTGCGTAGCCTTCATGACCGTCATTTGAACTACTTGGCCTGGCATCGCGAGCACGTATTCAGTGGCTAG
- a CDS encoding McrB family protein, which translates to MVAVDLRDSTNLKAACEAVLAHNRELPWYQNWLKKLSEFLRKVQDADQEEFCSPAFQELLWESEVITTTGMGTVNVSEVIADPRVAECLWNLRASLKTVDAHLHDQVLKEGWRELNQLVAPPAVRRNPRLKKYRLFAALCPTELTTLAHYPKLRTLASLIGVGGSERDLSLHQGVLERLNDVLGNREEGLSTPSLERMTLPWLLYMKFVQEQEAEATEIADPSTGQERLNPLPAERRRRGMLAIGGGIATIRAIIEFAKEGCKREDLVEHMRSINPSHATSSIRTQLNSLIAEWGVLRAQGEEIHLTPRGEGLLETGEPDEVSDWLLTRVLGVDHMLFALRSGPMSVSAMNEALRKVNPGWTSDRALTSLTFWLRALQLVETRADKLQHLTELGETWAAQIYWEPQSLAPEAGSVAASVVPSSEEAAPFERPSLETILRSFPEDIAFPISLVARLDAGLWSHQRRHFAVLTGLSGAGKTVLARGYALALHEGQTHPAEGLLTVPVQPGWHDPSCLLGYVNPLNSESYVHTAFVDFLLRASADSERPYTVVLDEMNLSHPEQYLAPLLSAMETGDHIELHAQDNDISGVPATIMYPSNLVIIGTVNMDETTHGLSDKVLDRAAVIEFWDIDVEAFPGWKTSALAEEQVVRVRDTLKGLVKALRPARLHFGWRTIHDVIGYIEQAERGGVIDFDTALDQAIYAKVLPKLRGEDTPRVQAAFADTSTLLRDMRLADSAAKVAELQDDLRSLGSARFWR; encoded by the coding sequence TTGGTGGCGGTAGATCTGAGGGACAGCACAAATCTGAAGGCAGCCTGCGAGGCGGTATTGGCTCACAATCGCGAACTGCCCTGGTATCAGAACTGGCTGAAAAAGCTGTCGGAGTTCCTTCGTAAGGTACAAGACGCTGATCAGGAGGAGTTTTGTAGTCCAGCGTTTCAAGAGCTGCTGTGGGAAAGTGAGGTTATTACTACAACGGGCATGGGCACGGTCAATGTGTCAGAGGTGATTGCCGATCCTAGAGTCGCCGAATGCCTTTGGAATCTTCGGGCATCGCTAAAAACTGTTGACGCTCACCTTCATGATCAGGTGCTCAAGGAAGGCTGGCGCGAGTTGAATCAACTCGTCGCGCCACCCGCTGTGCGGCGTAACCCTCGGCTCAAAAAGTATCGTCTCTTCGCCGCGTTGTGCCCAACAGAACTGACCACACTCGCTCACTATCCTAAATTGCGTACTTTGGCGTCGTTGATAGGCGTCGGAGGTTCGGAGCGTGATCTTTCTCTGCACCAGGGCGTACTTGAACGCTTGAACGATGTTTTGGGTAATCGGGAAGAAGGGCTATCAACACCGTCGCTGGAGCGTATGACCCTACCTTGGCTGCTCTATATGAAATTCGTCCAGGAGCAGGAAGCCGAAGCCACGGAAATCGCTGACCCCAGCACGGGCCAGGAGCGTCTAAATCCTTTACCTGCTGAGCGCCGACGCCGCGGCATGCTAGCCATTGGTGGTGGTATCGCGACCATCCGGGCGATCATTGAGTTCGCCAAAGAGGGGTGCAAACGAGAGGACCTGGTGGAGCACATGCGCTCGATCAACCCAAGTCACGCGACCTCAAGCATCCGAACGCAACTCAACTCACTCATTGCCGAATGGGGCGTGCTGCGGGCTCAAGGCGAGGAGATCCATCTGACACCGCGAGGTGAGGGTCTGCTGGAGACAGGCGAGCCTGATGAAGTATCGGACTGGCTGCTGACTCGGGTACTCGGTGTTGATCATATGCTCTTTGCATTGCGCAGCGGCCCAATGTCCGTCAGTGCGATGAATGAGGCGTTGAGAAAGGTGAACCCCGGGTGGACCAGCGACCGAGCATTGACCAGCCTGACCTTTTGGCTGCGTGCCCTGCAACTGGTCGAAACCAGAGCAGACAAACTGCAGCACTTGACCGAGCTTGGCGAAACCTGGGCAGCGCAAATCTACTGGGAACCCCAATCGCTTGCTCCGGAGGCGGGGAGCGTTGCAGCCAGCGTAGTGCCATCCAGTGAAGAGGCAGCGCCATTCGAGCGCCCCTCGCTGGAAACCATCCTGCGTAGTTTCCCGGAAGATATCGCCTTTCCGATCAGCCTGGTTGCCCGCCTTGATGCCGGACTGTGGAGTCATCAGCGCCGTCACTTCGCGGTGCTCACCGGGCTCAGCGGTGCCGGTAAGACGGTACTGGCGCGGGGGTACGCGCTTGCGTTGCACGAGGGGCAAACCCACCCCGCTGAGGGACTGCTGACGGTTCCCGTGCAGCCTGGTTGGCATGATCCCTCTTGCCTGCTGGGTTACGTCAATCCATTGAATAGCGAGAGCTACGTACACACGGCATTCGTCGATTTCCTGCTGAGAGCCAGTGCCGACTCCGAGCGTCCATACACGGTTGTGCTGGACGAAATGAACCTGTCGCACCCGGAGCAATATTTGGCGCCGCTGCTTTCTGCCATGGAGACAGGTGATCACATTGAGCTCCATGCTCAGGACAATGATATCAGCGGTGTGCCGGCGACCATCATGTACCCGAGCAATCTGGTGATCATCGGCACCGTCAATATGGATGAAACGACACATGGTCTGAGCGACAAGGTGCTCGATCGGGCGGCAGTGATCGAGTTCTGGGATATCGATGTTGAAGCGTTCCCTGGCTGGAAAACCAGCGCGTTGGCCGAGGAACAAGTTGTTAGAGTGCGCGACACGCTCAAAGGGTTGGTCAAGGCCTTGCGCCCGGCACGCCTGCATTTTGGCTGGCGGACGATCCATGATGTTATCGGCTATATCGAGCAAGCCGAACGCGGTGGTGTGATTGACTTCGATACAGCATTGGATCAAGCCATCTATGCCAAAGTCCTGCCCAAACTTCGCGGTGAAGACACGCCGCGGGTCCAGGCCGCCTTCGCGGACACCAGCACCTTGTTGCGGGATATGAGGCTGGCGGACTCGGCAGCCAAAGTCGCCGAATTGCAGGATGATTTGCGCTCTCTGGGTTCCGCCCGGTTCTGGCGCTGA
- a CDS encoding DUF2357 domain-containing protein: protein MAIIRCIDKQGSTFTVNPEALASGFMERGTYYFEIVPESRLFVDDEPLEASRHEAFDAWRWEPGFYAGKVIAELVDTGGKVLATYHFDVAPDQNKLGETSFAAMLDELLAFDTRLLLGNEYAQLEVGREGRTSNPHLQYARLKRYGPALLSAFTEVLRKPLTRLHRERTLRPAHQMRRIDRQTLRRALQDPAATALLYNLEQANTSGEVLHFDVPTVFEDLDNPANQALAVVLGETLRRSRYVIAALQKIIDGEGDTGARSALTPRLGRRIEFLEGLQSDLRRIQRREPFCSLRQPRISAAGLNAVSAHPAYARAYRHGWYVLRPGIDGSSEGERLWISPTWEIYERWCYLQVVAMMKSIYPGLQWRDRWPGTSLDYIRCTGRGIDTQVDVWLQVHCPAFDQPASHGFSSISGARYPDIVVTVESPAGSSFLVMDAKYRVERKWVLEGMVSAHLYRDCLRWKGRKPDLSILLVPRAGGAPLLETMTYQKANGVGVAVLSVEHNGLQAVLKPFARGRSDSESGELPRAATPLPLN, encoded by the coding sequence ATGGCGATTATCCGATGCATCGATAAACAAGGCAGCACGTTCACGGTCAACCCCGAAGCGTTGGCTTCGGGGTTCATGGAGCGCGGCACTTATTATTTCGAGATTGTCCCCGAGTCGCGCTTGTTTGTTGATGATGAGCCGTTGGAGGCCTCGCGCCATGAGGCATTTGACGCGTGGCGATGGGAGCCGGGTTTTTATGCGGGCAAAGTCATCGCTGAGTTGGTTGATACCGGCGGCAAAGTCTTGGCGACCTACCACTTTGATGTGGCTCCAGATCAAAACAAGCTCGGCGAGACTTCGTTTGCCGCGATGCTCGACGAACTCCTTGCCTTCGATACACGGTTGCTGTTGGGCAATGAGTACGCCCAATTGGAGGTGGGTCGTGAGGGACGAACCAGCAACCCGCACCTGCAATATGCACGGCTGAAACGTTATGGTCCGGCGTTGCTATCGGCGTTTACCGAGGTCTTGCGCAAGCCGCTTACACGGTTGCACCGAGAGCGCACATTACGGCCAGCGCACCAAATGCGTCGTATTGATCGCCAGACTTTGCGTCGTGCCTTGCAAGACCCTGCGGCGACGGCGTTGCTCTATAACCTCGAACAGGCCAATACCAGCGGTGAGGTTTTGCACTTTGATGTGCCCACTGTGTTCGAGGACCTTGATAATCCGGCCAATCAGGCGTTGGCTGTTGTCCTTGGCGAAACCCTGCGACGCAGCCGTTACGTCATTGCCGCCTTGCAAAAGATCATTGATGGGGAGGGCGATACGGGGGCTCGCTCCGCGTTGACTCCTCGGCTTGGACGGCGGATTGAGTTCCTCGAAGGCTTGCAGAGTGACCTTCGTAGAATTCAACGCAGGGAGCCGTTCTGCTCTCTGCGCCAGCCTCGAATTTCCGCTGCCGGGCTCAACGCGGTTTCCGCTCATCCTGCTTACGCTCGGGCCTATCGTCATGGATGGTACGTGTTGCGTCCTGGTATTGACGGCAGTAGCGAGGGAGAGCGCTTATGGATCAGCCCGACATGGGAGATATACGAGCGTTGGTGCTACCTCCAGGTGGTGGCCATGATGAAGTCGATCTATCCCGGCCTGCAGTGGCGTGATCGTTGGCCCGGCACGAGCCTGGACTACATACGTTGTACCGGGCGAGGTATCGATACACAGGTCGATGTCTGGCTGCAGGTACACTGCCCAGCGTTCGACCAGCCAGCTAGTCACGGATTTTCCAGCATTTCCGGGGCGCGTTACCCCGACATTGTTGTCACCGTGGAAAGCCCGGCGGGGAGCTCGTTCCTTGTGATGGACGCCAAGTACCGGGTTGAGCGCAAGTGGGTGCTGGAGGGTATGGTGTCTGCGCATTTGTACCGGGACTGCTTGCGCTGGAAGGGCCGCAAGCCGGATTTATCAATATTGCTGGTGCCTCGTGCAGGAGGTGCTCCCTTGTTGGAGACGATGACGTACCAGAAAGCCAATGGGGTTGGCGTCGCGGTGCTGAGCGTTGAACACAACGGATTGCAAGCGGTGTTAAAACCCTTTGCAAGGGGCCGCTCAGATTCAGAATCAGGGGAGCTTCCTAGGGCCGCAACTCCTTTGCCACTGAACTGA
- a CDS encoding HEPN domain-containing protein, with product MDYQTLKARHRLERDNHHVNLTLRVHRSLSWLQRAEQADDADGRFVFLWIAFNAAYATDIDENYRLSEQETFRTFLRKLCVLDHERQIEKLVWSEFSGSIRVLLDNQYVFQSFWDYQNGKITEQQWTDRFADGRRRAQAALAQRDTAEVLAVLFNRIYTLRNQIMHGGATWDSSINRPQLRDCSSLLGKLVPLIIELMLNNPDTLWGDACYPVIQL from the coding sequence ATGGATTACCAGACCCTTAAGGCGCGTCACCGCCTTGAACGCGACAATCACCACGTCAATCTGACCCTCCGTGTACACCGTTCCTTGAGCTGGTTGCAGCGGGCCGAGCAGGCAGACGACGCCGACGGCCGTTTCGTTTTCTTATGGATTGCCTTCAACGCGGCCTATGCGACTGACATCGACGAGAACTACCGGCTGTCCGAGCAGGAAACCTTCCGCACCTTTCTTCGCAAGCTGTGCGTCTTGGACCACGAGCGGCAGATTGAGAAGTTGGTGTGGTCTGAATTTTCTGGAAGCATTCGCGTGCTGTTGGACAATCAGTACGTTTTTCAGAGTTTCTGGGATTACCAGAATGGCAAGATCACCGAACAGCAATGGACCGACCGCTTTGCTGATGGCCGACGCAGAGCCCAGGCGGCTCTGGCGCAACGGGATACCGCTGAAGTGCTCGCCGTGCTGTTCAATCGAATCTACACCTTGCGCAACCAAATAATGCATGGCGGCGCCACGTGGGACAGCAGCATCAACCGACCCCAGTTGCGTGACTGCAGCAGTCTGCTCGGCAAGCTGGTCCCGTTGATCATCGAGTTGATGCTCAATAATCCCGACACGCTCTGGGGAGATGCCTGCTACCCGGTGATCCAGCTCTGA
- a CDS encoding WYL domain-containing protein: MNLIAPDIKAEHLDLLQRALLEDLQLLCLYQSANKNRVHELTLNPLALVQRGQITYLVACADTFDDVRLYAVHRFETVTIKGQPSRRPVDFDLPDYIQSGAMQFGISQAIQLRAWVDPALSKRLRETPLSEDMTLIVEPEGARLSATVNDSWELKWWLLSQAGAIRVDEPTTLRQALIDCQRQSLALHDTPI; encoded by the coding sequence TTGAATCTAATTGCTCCAGACATCAAGGCAGAGCATTTAGACCTGCTTCAGCGAGCGTTGCTGGAAGACCTGCAGTTGCTCTGCCTCTATCAGTCGGCGAACAAAAACCGCGTCCATGAGCTGACGCTCAACCCACTGGCATTGGTACAACGCGGGCAAATCACCTATCTGGTGGCCTGCGCCGATACATTTGACGATGTGCGACTTTATGCCGTCCATCGCTTCGAAACAGTCACGATAAAGGGGCAACCTAGCCGGCGTCCTGTGGACTTTGACCTGCCAGATTACATTCAGAGTGGTGCCATGCAGTTTGGTATTTCCCAAGCGATCCAATTGCGTGCCTGGGTCGACCCTGCCCTCTCCAAGCGCCTGCGTGAGACGCCGTTATCAGAGGATATGACTCTGATAGTTGAGCCTGAGGGCGCTCGCTTGTCCGCTACGGTCAACGATAGCTGGGAGTTGAAATGGTGGCTGCTGTCACAGGCCGGTGCCATCCGTGTCGATGAGCCAACGACTTTGCGCCAGGCCTTGATCGACTGTCAGCGCCAAAGTCTGGCCCTGCATGACACTCCGATCTGA
- a CDS encoding helix-turn-helix transcriptional regulator: MPTHSTRRTISRQWEMLKLLPNRAPGLTSAELHQQLEEAGHRTTKRTVERDLNELSSLFPLHCNDKGTPYGWYWQPGRSIDLPGITVGEALTLSLVEDSIRPLVPGLMLKSLEPRFSQARQKLKALSEESASAR; the protein is encoded by the coding sequence TTGCCCACGCATTCGACCCGCAGAACCATCTCCCGCCAATGGGAAATGCTCAAACTGCTACCCAATCGTGCCCCCGGCTTGACCTCCGCCGAACTGCACCAGCAATTGGAAGAAGCCGGCCATCGCACGACAAAACGCACGGTTGAGCGAGACCTCAACGAGCTGTCGAGCCTGTTTCCACTGCACTGCAACGATAAAGGCACACCCTATGGTTGGTATTGGCAACCCGGTCGATCCATTGACCTGCCTGGCATTACAGTGGGAGAGGCATTAACCCTAAGTCTGGTGGAAGACAGCATTCGTCCTTTGGTACCCGGACTGATGCTCAAAAGCCTAGAGCCTCGTTTCAGCCAAGCGCGACAGAAGCTCAAGGCACTGAGTGAGGAAAGTGCTTCGGCGCGCTGA
- a CDS encoding ankyrin repeat domain-containing protein, with product MQTRHRLDGSLNDRDGLGNTPLHWLLINGHLKAARYFIAYYAKYGLDLSAKNREGNTARNITLLNSHHALAQQLLTAEIDNCIRALRLWREMGLNHA from the coding sequence TTGCAAACGCGTCACCGGCTAGACGGGAGCCTCAATGATCGTGATGGGCTGGGGAACACGCCGCTGCATTGGCTGCTGATCAACGGTCACTTGAAAGCTGCCCGGTACTTCATCGCTTATTACGCGAAGTATGGCCTCGACCTGAGCGCGAAGAACCGCGAGGGCAATACCGCACGAAATATTACCCTGCTCAACAGCCATCATGCGCTGGCGCAACAGTTACTCACGGCTGAAATCGACAACTGCATCCGTGCGCTGCGCCTCTGGCGGGAAATGGGTCTTAATCATGCATGA
- a CDS encoding WYL domain-containing protein, with translation MKRKQSIEQVRWDLALRYRLIETVAWWEGRLTTGHLMQSFGISRQQASKDINTYINEHAPRNLTYDKQRKGYVPSKQFKPQFIDDSASAYLHLLYQNNERAPHIEGLALAYAHTKVLEVPDRPIRPEILRPLLAACRDGLRLETEYVSLNTPNVEIRLIAPHTLVYTGMRWHVRAFCEKNRQYRDFVLSRLRGEPDLLDESQNTRDLDDDWNTEVPIIFTPDGRLNAAQQAIIETDFGMTDGQLVVASRKALVKYVLRRYQIDPRNQATNPEAQQIVVSNIKELRPWLMHD, from the coding sequence ATGAAACGCAAGCAATCCATCGAACAAGTGCGCTGGGATCTGGCACTTCGCTATCGTTTGATCGAGACCGTCGCCTGGTGGGAAGGCCGCCTGACGACGGGACACCTGATGCAGAGCTTCGGCATCAGCCGCCAGCAAGCTTCGAAAGACATCAACACTTACATTAATGAACATGCGCCCCGAAACTTGACATATGACAAGCAACGCAAAGGCTACGTCCCGAGCAAGCAGTTCAAACCGCAGTTCATTGATGACAGTGCCAGTGCCTACCTGCATCTGCTTTACCAGAACAATGAACGTGCGCCGCACATCGAAGGGCTGGCGCTAGCGTACGCTCACACCAAGGTTCTCGAAGTGCCCGACCGGCCTATTCGGCCAGAAATCCTGCGGCCCTTGCTCGCGGCTTGTCGCGACGGTTTGCGCCTGGAAACCGAATACGTTTCGCTCAACACGCCGAACGTGGAAATCCGTCTGATTGCCCCTCATACCCTGGTCTACACCGGAATGCGCTGGCATGTGCGCGCTTTCTGCGAGAAGAACCGCCAGTACCGCGATTTTGTATTGAGCCGTCTGCGGGGCGAGCCGGATCTGCTCGACGAGTCGCAGAACACACGCGACCTGGATGATGATTGGAACACCGAAGTGCCAATCATCTTCACCCCCGATGGCCGCTTGAACGCCGCGCAGCAAGCAATCATTGAAACCGACTTCGGCATGACAGATGGCCAACTGGTGGTCGCCAGTCGCAAGGCACTGGTGAAGTACGTATTGCGCCGCTATCAGATCGACCCAAGAAACCAGGCTACCAACCCGGAGGCCCAGCAGATCGTGGTCAGCAATATCAAGGAGCTGAGGCCGTGGCTCATGCATGATTAA